From Streptomyces sp. TLI_235, a single genomic window includes:
- a CDS encoding SnoaL-like protein encodes MSDLQQIVEQYIAVWNETDGGARRAAIEALWAEDGSYTDPLVDVAGRDGLDATVAAVRAQFPGFVFTLGPVDAHHHVARFTWGLGPAGAEPLVEGFDVLALDGAGRIASVAGFLDKVPGV; translated from the coding sequence GTGAGCGACCTGCAGCAGATCGTGGAGCAGTACATCGCCGTGTGGAACGAGACCGACGGCGGGGCGCGGCGGGCGGCGATAGAGGCCCTGTGGGCCGAGGACGGCAGCTACACCGACCCGCTGGTGGACGTGGCCGGCCGGGACGGGCTGGACGCGACCGTGGCGGCGGTCCGGGCGCAGTTCCCGGGTTTCGTGTTCACCCTCGGCCCGGTGGACGCGCACCACCACGTGGCGCGGTTCACCTGGGGCCTGGGGCCGGCCGGCGCGGAGCCGCTGGTGGAGGGCTTCGACGTGCTGGCCCTCGACGGGGCGGGCCGGATCGCCTCGGTGGCCGGTTTCCTGGACAAGGTGCCGGGCGTCTGA
- a CDS encoding RNA polymerase sigma-70 factor (sigma-E family) — translation MIEAVPVVSLPLPVRRSAASRMGSAAAADATGASVDQLTETYQAHYRSLLRLAALLLDDLSSCEDVVQEAFIRVHAARRRVREPEKTLAYLRQTVVNLSRSTLRRRILGLRLLPKPMPDMASAEEGAYDALERDQLRTALRGLQRRQREVLVLRYYADLTEAQVAEVLGVSVGSVKAYGSRGLAALRVLMESSHD, via the coding sequence GTGATCGAGGCGGTGCCGGTGGTGTCTCTGCCGCTGCCGGTGCGCCGGTCGGCAGCTAGTCGGATGGGCTCGGCCGCGGCGGCGGACGCGACGGGGGCCAGCGTCGACCAGCTCACCGAGACCTACCAGGCCCACTACCGGTCGCTGCTGCGCCTGGCCGCGCTGCTGCTCGACGACCTCTCCTCCTGCGAGGACGTCGTCCAGGAAGCGTTCATCCGGGTCCACGCGGCCCGGCGGCGGGTGCGCGAACCCGAGAAGACCCTCGCCTACCTGCGGCAGACCGTCGTCAACCTGTCCCGCTCCACCCTGCGGCGCCGGATCCTCGGCCTGCGCCTGCTCCCCAAGCCCATGCCTGACATGGCCAGTGCAGAAGAAGGGGCCTACGATGCGCTGGAGCGCGATCAGTTGAGGACCGCGCTGCGGGGACTGCAGCGCCGTCAGCGGGAGGTGCTCGTGCTGCGCTACTACGCGGACCTGACGGAGGCCCAGGTCGCCGAGGTGCTCGGCGTCTCCGTCGGCTCCGTGAAGGCGTACGGCTCCCGCGGACTGGCCGCCCTGCGCGTCCTGATGGAGAGCAGCCATGACTGA
- a CDS encoding putative ATPase, whose amino-acid sequence MLYGRAGEQAAVRALLDAARAGHSGALVLRGEPGIGKTALLDAAARDADGFRVVRAAGTEYEAELPFAGLHLLLAPALDRLGALPAPLRRALEGAFGLADTGPGDRLLLGLAAQHLLAELATEQPLLCLVDDAHWLDPASAEALLVAARRLREEGVVLLFAARDGEGAVPAGGLAELRLEPLAADDAERLLPAALDPAVRRRVLAEAHGNPLALTELPAALGTDTAGGPLPLPGRLRLAFHGRLTRLPAATQTLLLVAAAEETGDLGTVLTAAAALGAGPADLPPAEQDGLVRATDTRLVLHHPLLRAAVLQRAPLDQRIAVHRALAAALDGDRRTWHLALAATGPDAALADALEEAAHRAEARGGHAGAAAAYERAARLTTDHDGRTRRLVLAAEAAADAGETDRAEQLAVRARARTADPLALALIDHLRATAAFLRGDHADAFRLLLDAAGTGIEAPHAARMLFQACHAAWYLGEAELAAFADRLAALPLPPGDPAAPIAEYLLAGTLPLLGRPAPAAPDAAVAIEKARQAGADAVRDFTQLSGITLVLGRDEETHRVTAGLIDEARRAGAVGALPALLFFHAEAQLFHGRHRDAEVTAEEGLALARDTGQPQWTSQLTALLALLAALAGDAGRCTALTAEALDGGGPARPAGRAWTQWALGLLDLGEGRAAEALDRLAELTGGPQRHHVSGTRAVPDLVEAAVRLGRPEHAEEPYRRFARWAEACDRPWARALLLRCQALLGPEELAESAYLAALDLHRTAERPFEQARTALLYGEWLRRSRRRTDARPHLRAALEAFDLVGARPWADRARTELTATGVGAPAAPAAGPLAALTPQELQIVRLAAQGLSNRDIAAQLFLSPRTVGHHLYKAYPKLGVTSRQDLADLV is encoded by the coding sequence ATGCTGTACGGCAGGGCGGGGGAGCAGGCGGCGGTCCGGGCACTGCTGGACGCGGCACGCGCCGGACACAGCGGCGCACTCGTCCTGCGGGGCGAACCCGGCATCGGCAAGACCGCCCTTCTCGACGCCGCCGCCCGGGACGCCGACGGCTTCCGGGTGGTCCGCGCCGCCGGCACCGAGTACGAGGCCGAACTCCCCTTCGCCGGGCTGCACCTGCTCCTCGCCCCCGCCCTCGACCGGCTCGGCGCCCTGCCCGCCCCGCTGCGCCGCGCCCTGGAGGGCGCCTTCGGCCTCGCCGACACCGGCCCCGGCGACCGGCTGCTGCTCGGCCTCGCCGCCCAGCACCTGCTCGCCGAACTCGCCACGGAGCAGCCGCTGCTGTGCCTGGTCGACGACGCCCACTGGCTGGACCCCGCCTCCGCCGAGGCACTGCTCGTCGCCGCCCGCCGGCTCCGCGAGGAGGGCGTCGTCCTGCTGTTCGCCGCCCGCGACGGCGAAGGCGCCGTCCCCGCGGGCGGCCTGGCCGAACTCCGGCTCGAACCGCTCGCCGCCGACGACGCCGAACGGCTGCTGCCCGCCGCACTCGACCCGGCCGTCCGCCGCCGGGTGCTCGCCGAGGCCCACGGAAACCCGCTCGCCCTCACCGAACTCCCCGCCGCCCTCGGCACCGACACCGCGGGCGGCCCGCTGCCGCTGCCCGGCCGGCTCCGGCTCGCCTTCCACGGACGGCTCACCCGGCTGCCCGCCGCCACCCAGACCCTGCTCCTCGTCGCCGCCGCCGAGGAGACCGGCGACCTCGGCACCGTCCTCACCGCGGCCGCCGCCCTCGGCGCCGGACCCGCCGACCTGCCGCCCGCCGAACAGGACGGCCTCGTCCGCGCCACCGACACCCGGCTCGTCCTCCACCACCCGCTGCTACGCGCCGCCGTCCTCCAGCGGGCCCCGCTCGACCAGCGCATCGCCGTCCACCGCGCCCTCGCCGCCGCCCTCGACGGCGACCGCAGGACCTGGCACCTCGCCCTCGCCGCCACCGGCCCCGACGCCGCCCTCGCCGACGCCCTGGAGGAGGCCGCCCACCGCGCCGAGGCCCGCGGCGGGCACGCCGGCGCCGCCGCCGCGTACGAACGCGCCGCCCGCCTCACCACCGACCACGACGGCCGCACCCGGCGTCTCGTCCTCGCCGCCGAGGCCGCCGCCGACGCCGGCGAGACCGACCGCGCCGAGCAGCTCGCCGTCCGCGCCCGCGCCCGCACCGCGGACCCGCTCGCGCTCGCCCTGATCGACCACCTGCGGGCCACCGCCGCCTTCCTCCGCGGCGACCACGCCGACGCCTTCCGGCTGCTCCTCGACGCGGCCGGCACCGGGATCGAGGCCCCGCACGCCGCCCGGATGCTCTTCCAGGCCTGCCACGCCGCCTGGTACCTCGGCGAGGCCGAACTCGCCGCCTTCGCCGACCGGCTGGCCGCCCTGCCGCTGCCGCCCGGGGACCCGGCCGCACCGATCGCCGAGTACCTGCTGGCCGGCACCCTGCCGCTGCTCGGCCGCCCCGCCCCCGCCGCCCCGGACGCCGCCGTCGCGATCGAGAAGGCCCGGCAGGCCGGCGCCGACGCCGTCCGCGACTTCACCCAGCTGAGCGGCATCACCCTCGTCCTCGGCCGCGACGAGGAGACCCACCGGGTCACCGCCGGGCTGATCGACGAGGCCCGCCGCGCCGGCGCCGTCGGGGCGCTGCCCGCCCTGCTCTTCTTCCACGCCGAGGCCCAGCTCTTCCACGGCCGGCACCGGGACGCCGAGGTCACCGCCGAGGAAGGGCTCGCACTCGCCCGCGACACCGGCCAGCCCCAGTGGACCAGCCAGCTCACCGCCCTGCTGGCCCTGCTCGCCGCCCTCGCCGGCGACGCCGGCCGGTGCACCGCACTCACCGCCGAGGCCCTCGACGGCGGCGGCCCGGCCAGGCCCGCCGGACGCGCCTGGACCCAGTGGGCCCTCGGCCTGCTCGACCTCGGCGAGGGCCGCGCCGCCGAGGCCCTGGACCGGCTGGCCGAGCTCACCGGCGGCCCCCAGCGCCACCACGTCTCCGGCACCCGGGCCGTCCCCGACCTCGTCGAGGCCGCCGTCCGGCTCGGCCGGCCCGAGCACGCCGAGGAGCCCTACCGGCGGTTCGCCCGCTGGGCCGAGGCCTGCGACCGGCCCTGGGCGCGCGCCCTGCTGCTGCGCTGTCAGGCCCTGCTCGGCCCCGAGGAACTCGCCGAATCCGCCTACCTCGCCGCCCTCGACCTGCACCGCACCGCCGAGCGGCCCTTCGAACAGGCCCGCACCGCCCTGCTGTACGGGGAGTGGCTGCGCCGCTCGCGCCGCCGCACCGACGCCCGGCCCCACCTGCGGGCCGCCCTGGAGGCCTTCGACCTGGTCGGTGCGCGGCCGTGGGCCGACCGGGCCCGCACCGAACTCACCGCCACCGGGGTCGGTGCCCCCGCCGCACCGGCCGCCGGGCCGCTCGCCGCGCTCACCCCGCAGGAGCTGCAGATCGTCCGGCTCGCCGCCCAGGGGCTGAGCAACCGCGACATCGCCGCCCAGCTCTTCCTCAGCCCCCGCACGGTCGGCCACCACCTCTACAAGGCCTATCCCAAGCTGGGCGTCACCTCCCGTCAGGACCTCGCCGACCTGGTCTGA
- a CDS encoding LPXTG-motif cell wall-anchored protein — protein MRTTAAQYRRRTALIAALAVSGLTLGAAPAFAETATPGTATGTTPTAGAGARAAAPVAGLTVQAPAAVGFAGQEVPFTETVTNPGTDEEKLTLGFTAEVGTGSPSDGLGMSYQEAAGGAWKPLPLTFAGGVFRGTLPGGVTVPAGGTRTVLLRIGAPMGTPHHGATNGGIESIRLRSALTASPDGGAPLAENTSTVAVVSPTGKLLDVPATAVAGGAPVEFDARLRNDTPSDYLNLAHVLHITRSAEVEIRGADGRWTEATAVVDHDPDAPKAYYLLGPDASVPAGATVTVRVRLSFPAGTPAGTVSVRTAILVNQWKDEPFATTIGADQARITVTTAPATATPAPTGTATPIGDGTTGGTSGTTGTGELAATGPKGTAGTAAAGAALLALGAGILRATRRRRTA, from the coding sequence ATGCGCACCACCGCCGCCCAGTACCGCCGCCGCACCGCCCTGATCGCCGCCCTGGCGGTGTCGGGCCTCACGCTGGGCGCGGCTCCCGCCTTCGCGGAGACCGCCACCCCGGGCACCGCGACGGGCACCACCCCGACGGCCGGTGCCGGCGCCCGCGCGGCCGCGCCGGTGGCCGGACTGACGGTGCAGGCACCCGCTGCGGTCGGCTTCGCCGGGCAGGAGGTCCCGTTCACCGAGACCGTCACCAACCCCGGGACGGACGAGGAGAAGCTGACGCTCGGCTTCACCGCCGAGGTCGGCACGGGCTCGCCCTCCGACGGTCTCGGCATGAGCTACCAGGAGGCGGCCGGCGGTGCCTGGAAGCCGCTTCCGCTGACCTTCGCGGGCGGCGTGTTCCGGGGCACCCTGCCGGGCGGTGTGACCGTACCGGCGGGCGGCACGCGGACCGTCCTGCTGCGGATCGGCGCCCCGATGGGCACCCCGCACCACGGCGCCACCAACGGCGGCATCGAGTCCATCCGCCTCCGCTCGGCCCTGACCGCCTCCCCCGACGGTGGCGCGCCCCTCGCCGAGAACACCTCGACCGTCGCCGTCGTCAGCCCCACCGGCAAGCTCCTCGACGTGCCCGCGACCGCGGTGGCCGGCGGTGCCCCGGTGGAGTTCGACGCCCGTCTGCGGAACGACACCCCGTCCGACTACCTCAACCTGGCCCACGTCCTGCACATCACGCGGAGCGCCGAGGTGGAGATCCGCGGCGCCGACGGCCGCTGGACGGAGGCGACGGCCGTGGTCGACCACGACCCGGACGCCCCGAAGGCGTACTACCTGCTCGGGCCGGACGCCTCCGTGCCGGCCGGAGCCACCGTCACCGTGCGGGTGCGGCTCTCCTTCCCGGCCGGAACCCCGGCGGGAACGGTGAGCGTCCGCACCGCGATCCTCGTCAACCAGTGGAAGGACGAGCCGTTCGCGACCACGATCGGCGCCGACCAGGCCCGGATCACCGTGACGACCGCCCCGGCCACCGCCACCCCCGCCCCCACCGGGACGGCCACGCCGATCGGTGACGGCACCACGGGCGGCACCTCGGGGACCACCGGCACCGGCGAACTGGCCGCCACCGGCCCGAAGGGCACTGCCGGGACGGCGGCCGCCGGCGCCGCCCTGCTCGCCCTGGGCGCCGGGATCCTCCGCGCGACCCGGCGCCGCCGCACCGCCTGA
- a CDS encoding membrane peptidoglycan carboxypeptidase produces MATQRPAGSALDKAGLGIKLLGTSVLAGILVAGMALPAVGALGLTAKDTADSFDDIPSDFTTPALSQASTIYDSKGGVIAKVYDRDRTILTKEQMAPIMRQAQVDIEDNRFYEHGAVDLKGVLRAVTKNAEAGSATQGASTLTQQYVKNVFVEQAGDNQDAFLDATRKSLGRKVKELKIAIKLEEDLTKDQILTNYLNITFYGHQAYGIEAASSRYFSKSAKDLTIPEAAMLAGLVQNPSAYDPILHPKAAQARRDTVINKMLEYKHITPEQAKEALAAPLGIAYKEPLNGCITAQAGMGFFCDYVRHVVKQDPVFGKTAAERQKLWSQGGLKIYTTIDPDKQEAAHNAVTSRVKVTDSVSAAMTMVKPGTGEILAMAQTRPYGLDSKQNQTVLNLNVDAAMGGGNGFAPGSTFKPILAAAALESGVPIDQQYPSPYQMTYPRMTTCDGTWNEKGVPVENESSGEQGPYALRDAMAKSVNTYFVQMEEEVGLCAMKQMATKLGIGKLANGSPIKQVPSMVLGTQEVSPLTMASAYAAFASRGKYCKPIAITSMVNADNKKLPVPKADCTQAMAETTADGINTLLLGVTEKGTASGINISDGRQIAGKTGTTDKRYAAWFTGYTPDLATSVWLGGPTGNVSMRDIRIGGRYYSSVYGADGPGPIWQKAMNDVLVGTKRSTFQTVAVPEANPTPTESPEPPPTGNANGGNGNGNGTGLINGGFTLPPGTFGGNTGRPHR; encoded by the coding sequence ATGGCGACGCAGCGACCCGCGGGATCCGCACTCGACAAGGCAGGCCTCGGCATCAAGCTCCTCGGCACCAGCGTGCTGGCCGGGATCCTGGTGGCCGGCATGGCCCTGCCCGCCGTGGGCGCGCTCGGCCTGACCGCCAAGGACACCGCCGACAGCTTCGACGACATCCCGAGCGACTTCACCACCCCCGCGCTCTCCCAGGCGTCGACGATCTACGACTCCAAGGGCGGCGTGATCGCCAAGGTCTACGACCGCGACCGCACCATCCTCACCAAGGAGCAGATGGCGCCGATCATGCGCCAGGCCCAGGTGGACATCGAGGACAACCGGTTCTACGAGCACGGCGCCGTCGACCTCAAGGGCGTGCTGCGCGCCGTCACCAAGAACGCCGAGGCCGGGTCCGCGACCCAGGGCGCCTCCACGCTGACCCAGCAGTACGTGAAGAACGTCTTCGTCGAGCAGGCCGGCGACAACCAGGACGCCTTCCTGGACGCCACCCGCAAGAGCCTGGGCCGCAAGGTCAAGGAACTGAAGATCGCCATCAAGCTGGAAGAGGACCTGACCAAGGACCAGATCCTCACCAACTACCTCAACATCACCTTCTACGGGCACCAGGCGTACGGCATCGAGGCCGCCTCCAGCCGCTACTTCAGCAAGAGCGCCAAGGACCTCACGATCCCCGAGGCCGCCATGCTGGCCGGCCTGGTGCAGAACCCCTCGGCGTACGACCCGATCCTGCACCCCAAGGCCGCGCAGGCCCGCCGGGACACCGTGATCAACAAGATGCTGGAGTACAAGCACATCACCCCGGAGCAGGCCAAGGAGGCCCTGGCCGCACCGCTCGGCATCGCGTACAAGGAGCCCCTCAACGGCTGCATCACGGCCCAGGCGGGGATGGGCTTCTTCTGCGACTACGTCCGCCACGTGGTCAAGCAGGACCCGGTCTTCGGCAAGACGGCCGCCGAGCGCCAGAAGCTCTGGAGCCAGGGCGGCCTCAAGATCTACACGACCATCGACCCGGACAAGCAGGAGGCCGCGCACAACGCGGTCACCAGCAGGGTCAAGGTGACCGACTCGGTCTCCGCCGCGATGACCATGGTCAAGCCCGGCACCGGCGAGATCCTCGCGATGGCCCAGACCCGCCCGTACGGCCTGGACTCCAAGCAGAACCAGACCGTCCTCAACCTCAACGTCGACGCCGCCATGGGCGGCGGCAACGGCTTCGCCCCGGGTTCGACCTTCAAGCCGATCCTCGCCGCGGCCGCCCTGGAGAGCGGGGTCCCGATAGACCAGCAGTACCCCTCCCCGTACCAGATGACCTACCCGCGGATGACCACCTGCGACGGCACCTGGAACGAGAAGGGCGTCCCGGTCGAGAACGAGAGCTCCGGCGAGCAGGGTCCGTACGCCCTCAGGGACGCCATGGCGAAGTCGGTCAACACCTACTTCGTGCAGATGGAGGAGGAGGTCGGCCTCTGCGCGATGAAGCAGATGGCCACCAAGCTCGGCATCGGCAAGCTCGCCAACGGCAGCCCGATCAAGCAGGTCCCCTCCATGGTGCTCGGCACCCAGGAGGTCAGCCCGCTCACCATGGCCAGCGCCTACGCCGCCTTCGCCTCCCGTGGCAAGTACTGCAAGCCGATCGCGATCACCTCGATGGTCAACGCCGACAACAAGAAGCTCCCGGTGCCGAAGGCCGACTGCACCCAGGCGATGGCCGAGACCACCGCCGACGGCATCAACACCCTGCTGCTCGGCGTGACCGAGAAGGGCACCGCCTCCGGGATCAACATCTCGGACGGCCGCCAGATCGCCGGCAAGACCGGTACCACCGACAAGCGCTACGCCGCCTGGTTCACCGGCTACACCCCGGACCTGGCCACCTCGGTCTGGCTCGGCGGCCCCACCGGCAACGTCTCCATGCGCGACATCCGCATCGGCGGCCGGTACTACTCCTCCGTGTACGGCGCCGACGGCCCCGGCCCGATCTGGCAGAAGGCCATGAACGACGTGCTGGTCGGCACCAAGCGCAGCACGTTCCAGACCGTGGCCGTCCCCGAGGCCAACCCGACGCCCACCGAGAGCCCGGAGCCGCCGCCCACCGGCAACGCCAACGGCGGCAACGGGAACGGCAACGGCACCGGCCTGATCAACGGCGGCTTCACCCTGCCGCCCGGCACCTTCGGCGGCAACACCGGCCGGCCCCACCGCTGA
- a CDS encoding cytochrome oxidase assembly protein ShyY1 codes for MVGVYRFLLTPRWIAATAVGVAAIVVCLLLGTWQLGRFESRVDTHRNTGAAAAAQASAAVPLTEVLTTDRPQVGTDTVGRAVTVTGSYDTAHQLLVPGRTLDGRQGHYVLTPLRTADGRAAAVVRGWAPGEPGTGAAVPAAPSGEVTVEGRLQAPENSGSGGAVAGGLPAGQLGTISPATLINVLPYPVYDGWIAADRVPGPLTAVPTVEPQGGDGLTLRAFQNLGYTLEWFVFAGFVVFMWFRLVRREAEAAQDRALGLDPVA; via the coding sequence GTGGTGGGTGTGTACCGGTTTCTCCTGACTCCGCGGTGGATCGCCGCCACTGCCGTCGGCGTGGCCGCCATCGTCGTCTGCCTGCTGCTCGGCACCTGGCAGCTCGGCCGCTTCGAGTCCAGGGTCGACACCCACCGGAACACCGGTGCGGCCGCGGCCGCCCAGGCCTCCGCCGCCGTCCCGCTCACGGAGGTGCTCACCACCGACCGCCCGCAGGTCGGCACAGACACCGTCGGCCGCGCGGTCACCGTCACCGGCAGCTACGACACCGCCCACCAGCTCCTGGTGCCCGGCCGCACCCTCGACGGGCGGCAGGGCCACTACGTGCTCACCCCGCTGCGCACCGCCGACGGCCGGGCCGCCGCCGTCGTCCGCGGCTGGGCCCCCGGCGAGCCCGGCACGGGCGCGGCCGTTCCGGCGGCCCCGTCCGGCGAGGTCACCGTCGAGGGCCGGCTGCAGGCGCCCGAGAACAGCGGCAGCGGCGGCGCCGTCGCGGGCGGACTCCCCGCCGGGCAGCTCGGCACCATCAGCCCCGCCACCCTGATCAACGTCCTGCCGTACCCCGTCTACGACGGCTGGATCGCCGCCGACCGGGTGCCCGGCCCGCTGACCGCCGTGCCCACCGTCGAGCCGCAGGGCGGCGACGGCCTCACCCTGCGCGCCTTCCAGAACCTCGGCTACACCCTCGAATGGTTCGTCTTCGCGGGCTTCGTCGTCTTCATGTGGTTCCGCCTCGTCCGCCGCGAGGCCGAGGCCGCCCAGGACCGGGCCCTCGGCCTGGACCCGGTCGCCTAG
- a CDS encoding dipeptidyl aminopeptidase/acylaminoacyl peptidase, with protein sequence MSEEKSSVPAWEQRFRAARVSLPDWADDAPERALYVSNSTGTYEVYAWDRATDTHRRVTHRPNGTTDAELSPDGAWVWWFDDTDGDEFGVWRRQPFAGGPDEEAVPGVPAAYSAGLALGRDGSVVVGTSTDDEGTTLFLRRPGASEVEEVYRHAEYGGIGDLSYDGSLLAVDHTEHGDAMHSAIRVLRLSDGAAVADLDEVTGRAEPRGVACLGFAPADGDTRLLVAHQRRGRWEPMLWDVATGTETELGLRDEQGREFPGDLSAQWRPGAAALLIEHEYEARSELFSYDLASGRLTRLDTPRGTVAGATARPDGTVEFLWSSAAEPSAVRSTAGTVVLRAPGPVPPGSVPVEDVWVEGPGGRVHALVQRPAGEGPFPTVFEVHGGPTHHDSDSFAAGPAAWLDHGFAVVRVNYRGSTGYGQAWTDALRERVGLIELEDIGAVRAWAVESGLADPARLVLSGGSWGGYLTLLGLGVQPGDWTLGLAAVPVADYLTAYDDEMEALKSLDRTLFGGTPEEVPDRWRASSPLTYVERVKAPLYISAGVNDPRCPIRQIENYVGRLAELGKVHEVYRYDAGHGSLVVEERIRQLRLEIDFARRHLDGPALGGDGR encoded by the coding sequence ATGAGCGAGGAGAAGAGCAGCGTACCGGCGTGGGAGCAGCGGTTCAGGGCGGCCCGGGTGTCGTTGCCGGACTGGGCGGACGACGCCCCGGAGCGGGCGCTGTACGTGTCGAACTCCACCGGCACCTACGAGGTGTACGCCTGGGACCGGGCCACGGACACGCACCGCCGGGTGACCCACCGCCCGAACGGCACGACGGACGCCGAGCTCAGCCCGGACGGCGCGTGGGTGTGGTGGTTCGACGACACCGACGGCGACGAGTTCGGGGTGTGGCGCCGGCAGCCGTTCGCGGGCGGTCCGGACGAGGAGGCGGTGCCGGGTGTGCCCGCCGCGTACTCGGCGGGCCTGGCGCTGGGGCGGGACGGCTCGGTGGTGGTCGGCACCTCGACGGACGACGAGGGCACCACGCTCTTCCTGCGCCGGCCGGGTGCGTCCGAGGTGGAGGAGGTGTACCGGCACGCCGAGTACGGCGGCATCGGCGACCTCTCGTACGACGGTTCGCTGCTGGCGGTCGATCACACCGAGCACGGGGACGCGATGCACTCGGCGATCCGGGTGCTGCGGCTGTCGGACGGCGCGGCGGTCGCCGACCTGGACGAGGTGACCGGCCGGGCGGAGCCGCGCGGGGTGGCCTGCCTGGGCTTCGCGCCGGCGGACGGCGACACCCGGCTGCTGGTGGCGCACCAGCGCCGCGGCCGGTGGGAGCCGATGTTGTGGGACGTGGCCACCGGCACCGAGACCGAGTTGGGGCTGCGCGACGAGCAGGGCCGGGAGTTCCCGGGCGATCTGTCGGCGCAGTGGCGGCCGGGTGCGGCGGCGCTGCTGATCGAGCACGAGTACGAGGCGCGCAGCGAGCTCTTCTCGTACGACCTGGCGAGCGGCCGGCTGACCCGGCTGGACACGCCGCGGGGCACGGTGGCGGGGGCGACGGCGCGGCCGGACGGCACGGTGGAGTTCCTGTGGTCGTCGGCGGCGGAGCCCTCGGCCGTCCGCTCGACGGCGGGCACGGTGGTGCTGCGGGCGCCGGGGCCGGTGCCGCCGGGGTCGGTGCCGGTGGAGGACGTCTGGGTGGAGGGTCCGGGCGGGCGGGTGCACGCGCTGGTGCAGCGGCCGGCCGGGGAGGGGCCCTTCCCGACGGTCTTCGAGGTCCACGGCGGCCCGACGCACCACGACAGCGACTCCTTCGCGGCCGGGCCGGCCGCCTGGCTGGACCACGGTTTCGCGGTCGTCCGGGTCAACTACCGGGGCTCGACCGGCTACGGCCAGGCGTGGACGGACGCGCTGCGCGAGCGGGTCGGCCTGATCGAGCTGGAGGACATCGGGGCCGTCCGGGCCTGGGCGGTGGAGTCCGGGCTGGCGGACCCGGCCCGGCTGGTGCTGTCCGGCGGCTCCTGGGGCGGCTACCTGACGCTGCTCGGCCTGGGCGTGCAGCCGGGCGACTGGACGCTGGGCCTGGCGGCCGTCCCGGTCGCGGACTACCTCACGGCGTACGACGACGAGATGGAGGCGCTGAAGTCGCTGGACCGCACGCTCTTCGGCGGCACCCCGGAGGAGGTCCCGGACCGCTGGCGGGCGTCGTCGCCGCTCACCTACGTGGAGCGGGTGAAGGCGCCGCTGTACATCAGCGCCGGGGTGAACGACCCGCGCTGCCCGATCCGCCAGATCGAGAACTATGTCGGGCGGCTGGCGGAGCTGGGTAAGGTGCACGAGGTCTACCGCTACGACGCCGGGCACGGCTCGCTGGTGGTGGAGGAACGGATCCGGCAGCTGAGGCTGGAGATCGACTTCGCGCGGCGGCACCTCGACGGCCCCGCGCTCGGGGGAGACGGCAGATGA
- a CDS encoding putative MPP superfamily phosphohydrolase has translation MRPLYSVPLGVAAAGAACLAYSAGYEVRAFRLRRVEVPILPRGARPIRILQVSDIHMVTGQNKKQRWLQSLAGLRPDLVVNTGDNLSDPLGVPATLDALGPLMDFPGVYVFGSNDYYGPARKSPTRYLTALRTGVHGLNNPDGSSRRGIKGAVHNPWQKLRDGFDEAGWLNLNNARGRLTIAGLDVEFTGLDDPHIRHDKYAKVAGGPSADADLSLAVVHAPYLRVLDAFTADRYPLILAGHTHGGQLCIPFYGALVTNCDIDTDRVKGLSTHKAGGHRSYLHVSAGCGTNRYTPVRFACPPEATLLTLTPGI, from the coding sequence ATGCGACCGCTGTACTCAGTCCCGCTCGGTGTCGCCGCCGCCGGCGCCGCCTGCCTCGCGTACTCCGCAGGCTACGAGGTCCGCGCCTTCCGGCTGCGCCGCGTCGAGGTCCCGATCCTGCCGCGCGGCGCGCGGCCGATCCGGATCCTGCAGGTCTCCGACATCCACATGGTGACCGGGCAGAACAAGAAACAGCGCTGGTTGCAGAGCCTCGCCGGGCTCCGCCCCGACCTGGTGGTGAACACCGGGGACAACCTCTCCGACCCGCTCGGCGTCCCCGCCACCCTGGACGCGCTCGGCCCGCTGATGGACTTCCCCGGCGTCTACGTCTTCGGCTCGAACGACTACTACGGGCCCGCCCGCAAGAGCCCCACCCGCTACCTCACCGCGCTGCGGACCGGCGTGCACGGCCTCAACAACCCGGACGGCAGCAGCCGCCGCGGCATCAAGGGCGCCGTCCACAACCCGTGGCAGAAGCTGCGCGACGGCTTCGACGAGGCCGGCTGGCTGAACCTCAACAACGCCCGCGGCCGACTCACGATCGCGGGGCTGGACGTCGAGTTCACCGGCCTGGACGACCCGCACATCCGGCACGACAAGTACGCCAAGGTGGCCGGCGGCCCGTCCGCGGACGCCGACCTGTCGCTGGCCGTCGTGCACGCCCCGTACCTGCGGGTGCTGGACGCCTTCACCGCCGACCGCTACCCGCTGATCCTCGCCGGGCACACCCACGGCGGGCAGCTCTGCATCCCGTTCTACGGCGCCCTGGTCACCAACTGCGACATCGACACCGACCGGGTGAAGGGCCTCTCCACCCACAAGGCCGGCGGCCACCGCTCGTACCTCCACGTCTCGGCCGGGTGCGGAACCAACCGCTACACCCCCGTCCGCTTCGCCTGCCCTCCGGAGGCGACCCTGCTGACCCTCACCCCCGGCATCTGA